Proteins found in one Sorghum bicolor cultivar BTx623 chromosome 1, Sorghum_bicolor_NCBIv3, whole genome shotgun sequence genomic segment:
- the LOC8058104 gene encoding protein NRT1/ PTR FAMILY 6.3: MASVLPDTASDGKALTDAWDYKGRPASRATTGGWACAAMILGVELFERMTTLGIAVNLVPYMTGTMHLGNASAANTVTNFIGASFMLCLLGGFVADTYLGRYLTIAVFTAVQATGVMILTISTAAPGLRPPPCGDARGASADCVPATGTQLGVLYLGLYLTALGTGGLKSSVSGFGSDQFDESHDGERSKMLRFFNWFYFFVSIGALLAVTALVYVQDNVGRRWGYGVCAVGILCGLAVFLLGTRRYRFKKLVGSPLTQVAAVTAAAWTKRRLPLPSDPDLLYDVDAALAAGADVKGKEKLPHSKECRFLDHAAIIDGTGGDSAASKWALCTRTDVEEVKQVVRMLPIWATTIMFWTIHAQMTTFSVAQAEVMDRAIGGSSGFHIPAGSLTVFLIGSILLTVPVYDRLVAPLARRVTGNPHGLTPLQRVFVGLFLSVAGMAVAALVERHRQTAASAEHGVTLSVFLLMPQFVLVGAGEAFTYMGQLAFFLRECPKGMKTMSTGLFLSTCALGFFFSTLLVTIVHKVTGRHGGRGGWLADNLDDGRLDYFYWLLAVISAINLVIFTFAARGYVYKEKRLADAGIELADEESIAVGH; encoded by the exons TTCGAGCGGATGACGACGCTGGGCATCGCGGTGAACCTGGTGCCGTACATGACCGGCACCATGCACCTCGGCAATGCCTCCGCCGCCAACACCGTCACCAACTTCATCGGCGCCTCCTTCATGCTCTGCCTCCTCGGCGGCTTCGTCGCCGACACCTACCTCGGCCGCTACCTCACCATCGCCGTCTTCACCGCCGTCCAGGCCACG GGCGTGATGATCCTGACGATCTCAACGGCGGCTCCCGGTCTACGGCCACCGCCGTGCGGTGACGCCAGGGGGGCGAGCGCCGACTGCGTGCCGGCCACCGGGACGCAGCTCGGGGTGCTGTACCTAGGCCTCTACCTGACGGCGCTGGGCACCGGCGGGCTCAAGTCCAGCGTGTCGGGGTTCGGCTCCGACCAGTTCGACGAGTCCCACGACGGCGAGCGGAGCAAGATGCTGCGCTTCTTCAACTGGTTCTACTTCTTCGTCAGCATCGGCGCGCTGCTGGCCGTCACGGCGCTGGTGTACGTGCAAGACAACGTGGGGCGGCGATGGGGCTACGGCGTCTGCGCCGTCGGCATCCTCTGCGGCCTGGCTGTCTTCCTGCTCGGCACCAGGAGGTACAGGTTCAAGAAGCTGGTGGGGAGCCCGCTCACCCAGGTGGCCGCCGTCACCGCCGCCGCGTGGACCAAGCGCAGGCTGCCGCTGCCGTCTGACCCGGACTTGCTCTACGACGTGGACGCTGcgctcgccgccggcgccgacgtCAAGGGGAAGGAGAAGCTGCCACACAGCAAGGAATGCAG GTTCCTCGACCACGCGGCCATCATCGACGGCACCGGCGGCGACTCGGCGGCGAGCAAGTGGGCGCTGTGCACCCGGACGGACGTGGAGGAGGTGAAGCAGGTGGTGCGGATGCTGCCCATCTGGGCCACCACCATCATGTTCTGGACCATCCACGCGCAGATGACCACCTTCTCGGTGGCGCAGGCCGAGGTCATGGACCGCGCCATCGGCGGCTCGTCGGGCTTCCACATCCCCGCGGGCTCCCTCACCGTCTTCCTCATCGGCTCCATCCTCCTCACCGTGCCCGTCTACGACCGCCTCGTCGCGCCGTTGGCCCGCCGCGTCACGGGGAACCCGCACGGCCTCACCCCGCTGCAGCGCGTCTTCGTCGGCCTCTTCCTCTCCGTCGCCGGCATGGCCGTGGCGGCGCTCGTCGAGCGCCACCGCCAGACGGCCGCCTCCGCCGAGCACGGGGTCACGCTCTCGGTGTTCCTCCTCATGCCGCAGTTCGTGCTCGTCGGCGCCGGCGAGGCATTCACGTACATGGGCCAGCTCGCGTTCTTCCTGCGGGAGTGCCCCAAGGGCATGAAGACCATGAGCACGGGCCTCTTCCTCAGCACCTGCGCGCTCGGGTTCTTCTTCAGCACGCTGCTCGTCACCATCGTGCACAAGGTCACGGGCCGCCATGGCGGCCGCGGCGGTTGGCTCGCcgacaacctcgacgacgggagGCTCGACTACTTCTACTGGCTGCTCGCCGTGATCAGCGCCATCAACCTCGTCATCTTCACGTTCGCCGCCAGGGGCTACGTCTACAAGGAGAAGCGCCTGGCCGACGCCGGCATCGAGCTCGCCGACGAGGAGTCTATTGCCGTCGGCCACTGA